A single window of Caldicellulosiruptor bescii DSM 6725 DNA harbors:
- a CDS encoding CoA-binding protein, with the protein MNSEAIVSALSFKNWAVVGATPNKQKYGYMVYKKLKEKGYNVFAINPLYDEIEDDKVYKTLLDLNQRIDCVSMVVSPKRGKLYIEQATKIGVKYVWFQPGAESDELVELCEKNSIVPIYNACVLVALNHKK; encoded by the coding sequence GTGAATTCAGAAGCTATTGTGTCAGCGTTGAGTTTTAAAAACTGGGCTGTGGTAGGTGCAACACCAAACAAACAAAAATATGGATACATGGTCTACAAAAAGCTCAAAGAGAAAGGCTACAATGTGTTTGCTATAAATCCTTTGTATGATGAGATTGAGGATGACAAGGTATACAAGACATTGTTGGATTTAAATCAGAGAATAGATTGCGTGAGCATGGTTGTTTCACCAAAAAGAGGAAAATTATATATCGAACAGGCAACAAAAATAGGAGTAAAGTATGTTTGGTTTCAACCAGGAGCAGAAAGTGATGAGCTTGTTGAACTATGTGAGAAGAATAGTATAGTTCCAATTTACAACGCATGTGTTCTGGTTGCGTTAAACCATAAGAAATAA
- a CDS encoding type II toxin-antitoxin system HicB family antitoxin, with protein MNRDIYVFPAIFTFDDDGITIEFPDLPGCISCADTLDEAVKNAKEVLGLYLWSMEKDNEPIPEPTPVNNLKLEQNQIPMLIEVWMPLVRHEMDNKAVKKTLTIPQWLNILAEKNNINFSQVLQEALKEKLGINDYNRN; from the coding sequence TTTATGTCTTTCCAGCTATTTTTACTTTTGATGATGACGGTATAACAATTGAATTTCCCGACCTGCCCGGTTGTATTTCATGTGCTGATACTTTGGATGAAGCAGTGAAAAATGCAAAAGAAGTATTAGGGCTGTATCTTTGGAGCATGGAAAAAGACAATGAACCAATACCAGAGCCAACACCTGTGAACAACTTAAAACTTGAACAAAATCAAATACCAATGTTGATTGAAGTATGGATGCCACTTGTTCGGCATGAGATGGACAATAAAGCAGTAAAAAAGACTTTGACAATTCCTCAGTGGTTAAATATCTTAGCAGAAAAGAACAACATAAATTTTTCTCAAGTGCTTCAAGAAGCACTAAAAGAAAAATTAGGAATAAATGACTACAACCGCAACTAA